The following proteins are co-located in the Gossypium hirsutum isolate 1008001.06 chromosome A02, Gossypium_hirsutum_v2.1, whole genome shotgun sequence genome:
- the LOC107936562 gene encoding protein SHI RELATED SEQUENCE 1 isoform X1, whose amino-acid sequence MAGFFLRGQDQQDNSSPPTDQTENWFWYRNEDIPYKGFELWQQQQQQQQHIYMSGLGVGGPSRGSSNFMMMTSGGGNDGGGGGGNTSGISCQDCGNQAKKDCPHMRCRTCCKSRGFDCQTHVKSTWVPASKRRERQQQQLLVAPQQHQQFVRAEQSKRHRENPTGLELGNFPAELSSEAVFRCVRVSNVEDADDQYAYQTAVNIGGHVFKGILYNQGPETNYDMAAAATTTTAGGVATTAATTASGGASPSSTTPFIDPSSLYPTLNTNFMAGIMVLKYNGWNYETLINKTANGY is encoded by the exons ATGGCAGGGTTTTTTTTAAGAGGACAAGATCAACAAGACAACAGTTCACCACCAACTGATCAAACTGAAAACTGGTTTTGGTATAGAAATGAAGATATTCCTTACAAGGGTTTTGAACTAtggcaacaacaacaacaacaacaacaacatatTTACATGTCTGGGTTAGGTGTTGGTGGTCCTAGTAGAGGATCATCAAATTTCATGATGATGACTAGCGGCGGTGGTAACgacggtggtggtggtggtggtaatACTAGTGGTATAAGTTGCCAAGATTGTGGTAACCAAGCTAAAAAAGATTGTCCTCATATGAGGTGTAGAACATGTTGTAAAAGTCGAGGTTTTGATTGTCAAACACATGTTAAAAGTACTTGGGTTCCTGCTTCTAAACGCCGTGAACGGCAACAACAACAACTACTTGTCGCTCCACAACAACATCAACAATTTGTTCGTGCAGAACAATCTAAAAGACATCGAGAGAATCCAACGG GGTTAGAACTGGGGAATTTTCCGGCGGAATTGAGCTCGGAAGCTGTGTTCCGATGTGTAAGGGTTAGTAACGTTGAAGACGCCGACGATCAGTATGCTTATCAAACGGCGGTGAACATTGGTGGACATGTTTTCAAGGGAATTCTTTATAATCAAGGCCCTGAAACTAACTACGACATGGCAGCAGCAGCGACAACAACAACAGCTGGTGGTGTTGCAACCACCGCTGCAACCACCGCAAGCGGCGGTGCTTCTCCTTCATCTACGACACCGTTTATAGACCCTTCTTCTCTATATCCAACACTCAACACTAATTTCATGGCTG GAATCATGGTGTTGAAGTACAATGGATGGAACTATGAGACACTGATCAACAAAACAGCAAATGGATATTAG
- the LOC107936562 gene encoding protein SHI RELATED SEQUENCE 1 isoform X2 produces MAGFFLRGQDQQDNSSPPTDQTENWFWYRNEDIPYKGFELWQQQQQQQQHIYMSGLGVGGPSRGSSNFMMMTSGGGNDGGGGGGNTSGISCQDCGNQAKKDCPHMRCRTCCKSRGFDCQTHVKSTWVPASKRRERQQQQLLVAPQQHQQFVRAEQSKRHRENPTGLELGNFPAELSSEAVFRCVRVSNVEDADDQYAYQTAVNIGGHVFKGILYNQGPETNYDMAAAATTTTAGGVATTAATTASGGASPSSTTPFIDPSSLYPTLNTNFMAGTQFFPNPRP; encoded by the exons ATGGCAGGGTTTTTTTTAAGAGGACAAGATCAACAAGACAACAGTTCACCACCAACTGATCAAACTGAAAACTGGTTTTGGTATAGAAATGAAGATATTCCTTACAAGGGTTTTGAACTAtggcaacaacaacaacaacaacaacaacatatTTACATGTCTGGGTTAGGTGTTGGTGGTCCTAGTAGAGGATCATCAAATTTCATGATGATGACTAGCGGCGGTGGTAACgacggtggtggtggtggtggtaatACTAGTGGTATAAGTTGCCAAGATTGTGGTAACCAAGCTAAAAAAGATTGTCCTCATATGAGGTGTAGAACATGTTGTAAAAGTCGAGGTTTTGATTGTCAAACACATGTTAAAAGTACTTGGGTTCCTGCTTCTAAACGCCGTGAACGGCAACAACAACAACTACTTGTCGCTCCACAACAACATCAACAATTTGTTCGTGCAGAACAATCTAAAAGACATCGAGAGAATCCAACGG GGTTAGAACTGGGGAATTTTCCGGCGGAATTGAGCTCGGAAGCTGTGTTCCGATGTGTAAGGGTTAGTAACGTTGAAGACGCCGACGATCAGTATGCTTATCAAACGGCGGTGAACATTGGTGGACATGTTTTCAAGGGAATTCTTTATAATCAAGGCCCTGAAACTAACTACGACATGGCAGCAGCAGCGACAACAACAACAGCTGGTGGTGTTGCAACCACCGCTGCAACCACCGCAAGCGGCGGTGCTTCTCCTTCATCTACGACACCGTTTATAGACCCTTCTTCTCTATATCCAACACTCAACACTAATTTCATGGCTGGTACGCAGTTCTTCCCAAATCCAAGACCCtaa
- the LOC107936561 gene encoding uncharacterized protein has product MPTHSYHQFPPTFLNQSPPADKLINTQSHVGHSMTIIKHPTSTTLRFLSSINSRRFQYPRRRFLLVNGSVRFKPMATKLEETMIKGAGEDSKKGGKGEESGKGIQPPPPPPEKPEPGDCCGSGCVRCVWDVYYEELEAYNKLYKSDSNGSKSNSS; this is encoded by the coding sequence ATGCCCACTCATTCATATCATCAATTTCCACCAACTTTCCTCAACCAATCGCCGCCAGCTGACAAATTAATCAACACCCAATCCCATGTTGGCCATTCAATGACCATCATCAAACACCCAACATCGACCACCCTTAGATTCCTTTCCTCCATCAACAGCCGTAGATTTCAATACCCACGGCGGCGATTTCTTCTCGTCAACGGTTCCGTTCGATTCAAACCCATGGCTACGAAGTTGGAAGAGACGATGATAAAGGGTGCCGGCGAAGATAGCAAAAAGGGAGGTAAAGGGGAAGAATCGGGTAAGGGAATACAACCGCCGCCGCCACCACCGGAGAAGCCTGAGCCTGGAGATTGCTGCGGCAGCGGTTGCGTGCGGTGCGTTTGGGATGTGTATTATGAGGAACTTGAGGCGTATAATAAGCTTTACAAATCAGATTCCAATGGATCCAAATCAAATTCATCTTAA